One window from the genome of Marinobacter sp. es.048 encodes:
- the trkA gene encoding Trk system potassium transporter TrkA, with protein sequence MKILILGAGQVGGTLAENLANEANDITIIDNDGARLRELQDRLDIRTVQGAASYPTALRQAGAEDADMLIAVTNSDETNMVACQVAKLLYKTPTTICRVRAGAYLAKSELFYQRDQTKDLDSLRGFPIDVLISPEHLVTKHITRLIENPGALQVLEFSKGLTRLVAIRATKGGPLVGHELSYLRTHMPKIDTRVAAIFRKDRAIMPEGNTVIEDGDEVFFIAAGDHIKSVMSELQPLVKPYKRIFICGGGNIGQRLAHTLENRYQVKLLERDHERCVMLSENLRKTVVLEGNAANKDILLEENIENTDVFCAVTNDDEANIMASLLAKRLGARKVLTLINNPDYVDLIQGGDIDVAISPQQTTIGSLLTHVRRGDVVNVHSLRRGAAEAIEAIAHGDHRSSKVVGKRLDEINLPEGTTIGAIVRRNEVLIAHDHLRIQPDDHVILFLVDKTRIRDVEKLFQVGLTFF encoded by the coding sequence ATGAAAATCCTGATTCTCGGCGCCGGCCAGGTAGGTGGAACACTCGCCGAAAACCTCGCCAACGAAGCCAACGACATTACCATCATAGACAACGACGGTGCCCGGCTGCGTGAACTGCAGGACCGGCTGGATATCCGCACCGTCCAGGGCGCAGCATCTTACCCTACGGCACTGCGACAGGCCGGGGCGGAAGACGCCGACATGCTGATTGCCGTCACCAACAGCGACGAAACCAACATGGTGGCCTGCCAGGTAGCCAAACTGCTGTACAAGACACCCACTACTATCTGCCGGGTGCGCGCCGGGGCCTACCTGGCAAAGTCAGAGCTATTCTATCAGCGGGACCAGACCAAGGATCTCGACAGCCTCCGGGGCTTCCCCATTGACGTTCTGATCAGCCCGGAACATCTGGTGACCAAACACATTACCCGGCTGATCGAGAACCCGGGTGCCCTGCAGGTACTGGAATTCTCCAAGGGTCTTACCCGCCTTGTGGCCATCCGCGCCACCAAAGGTGGGCCCCTTGTGGGGCACGAGCTGTCGTACCTGCGCACCCATATGCCCAAGATCGATACCCGGGTGGCGGCCATCTTCCGGAAAGACCGAGCCATCATGCCCGAGGGCAACACCGTTATCGAAGACGGTGACGAGGTATTTTTTATTGCCGCCGGCGATCACATCAAGTCCGTGATGAGCGAACTCCAACCGCTGGTAAAACCCTACAAACGCATTTTTATCTGCGGTGGCGGCAATATCGGGCAGCGACTGGCCCATACCCTGGAAAACCGTTACCAGGTCAAACTGCTGGAGCGGGACCACGAGCGCTGCGTGATGCTCTCGGAGAATCTCCGAAAAACCGTGGTGCTCGAGGGCAACGCCGCCAATAAGGACATCCTGCTGGAAGAAAACATCGAGAATACCGATGTGTTCTGCGCGGTGACCAACGACGATGAAGCAAACATCATGGCCTCACTGCTGGCCAAGCGCCTGGGTGCCCGCAAGGTACTGACCCTGATCAACAACCCGGACTACGTAGACCTGATCCAGGGTGGCGACATCGACGTGGCAATCTCGCCCCAGCAAACCACCATCGGCAGCCTGCTGACCCACGTTCGCCGGGGCGATGTTGTGAACGTTCACTCACTTCGCAGGGGTGCAGCAGAGGCGATCGAAGCAATTGCCCACGGCGACCACCGGTCTTCGAAAGTGGTCGGTAAACGGCTGGATGAAATCAACCTGCCAGAAGGCACCACCATCGGCGCCATCGTGCGCCGCAATGAAGTTCTGATCGCCCACGATCATCTCCGGATCCAGCCGGACGACCACGTCATTCTGTTCCTGGTGGATAAAACCCGTATCCGGGATGTGGAAAAACTGTTCCAGGTGGGTCTTACCTTCTTCTGA
- the def gene encoding peptide deformylase: MILEILEYPDPRLRTIAKPVEEVTDADRKLIDDMFETMYDAPGIGLAATQVNVHKQIIVMDLSEDKSEPRVFINPEVEVLDGEREAMQEGCLSVPGFYEDVERIEHCMIRALDRNGKPFELEARGLLAVCIQHEMDHLNGKLFVDYLSSLKRTRIRKKLEKLHKKSA; the protein is encoded by the coding sequence ATGATACTAGAGATTCTCGAATACCCGGATCCCCGTCTGCGCACCATTGCCAAGCCGGTAGAAGAGGTGACAGACGCCGATCGCAAGCTGATCGACGACATGTTCGAGACCATGTACGATGCGCCCGGCATTGGCCTTGCGGCTACCCAGGTGAATGTGCATAAGCAGATCATCGTCATGGATCTGTCCGAGGACAAGAGCGAACCCCGGGTTTTCATTAACCCCGAGGTGGAAGTACTCGATGGTGAACGGGAAGCCATGCAGGAAGGCTGCCTGTCGGTACCCGGATTCTACGAAGACGTCGAAAGGATCGAACACTGCATGATCCGGGCCCTGGACCGGAACGGCAAACCGTTCGAGCTGGAGGCCAGAGGCCTGCTGGCAGTCTGCATCCAGCATGAGATGGATCACCTGAACGGCAAACTGTTCGTTGACTATCTCAGCTCGCTCAAGCGGACCCGCATTCGCAAGAAGCTGGAGAAGCTGCATAAGAAGAGTGCCTGA
- the rsmB gene encoding 16S rRNA (cytosine(967)-C(5))-methyltransferase RsmB encodes MGERQQPMRAIAAGVMLAVEQGQSLSQCLPPALNRLPANERPELQALCYGTCRWFHRLDGELNTRLKKPLRKPDRIIHHLMLVALFQLRFSQQATYAVLNETVEACRALEKPHLTGLVNGVLRAAEREGAPEPAEDSARFSHPVWMVEKLRHNWPEDWQQILSANNAQAPMTLRVNALRFGRDEYLGLLAEAGIEACATQFAPHGIQLASPGPVDRLPWFADGAVSVQDEAAQLCTTLLDLAPGQRVLDACAAPGGKTCAILETCGELAEVVAIDESADRLPRVQENLDRLDLHATLKQADAAATDQWWDGDAFDRILLDVPCSASGVIRRHPDIKLLRRESDITPLAAIQLGLLDAMWSILKPGGRLVYATCSVFPQENHRIIQRFCKQQTDAILVEPDAQWGRNMGAGRQLLPDPDSHDGFFYAVLEKPEP; translated from the coding sequence ATGGGTGAACGACAACAGCCCATGCGCGCCATCGCCGCCGGCGTGATGCTGGCCGTGGAACAGGGCCAGTCCCTGTCCCAATGCCTGCCGCCAGCCCTGAACCGCCTTCCGGCGAACGAACGCCCCGAACTCCAGGCGCTCTGTTATGGCACCTGCCGCTGGTTCCATCGGCTGGATGGCGAACTCAATACCCGACTGAAGAAACCTCTGCGCAAGCCGGACCGCATCATCCATCACCTGATGCTGGTTGCCCTGTTTCAGTTGCGCTTCAGTCAACAGGCCACCTACGCAGTACTTAATGAAACCGTCGAAGCCTGCCGGGCCCTGGAGAAACCACATCTGACCGGACTGGTAAACGGCGTTCTGAGGGCAGCGGAGCGCGAAGGCGCGCCGGAACCGGCGGAAGACTCGGCCCGGTTCAGTCATCCGGTCTGGATGGTGGAAAAACTGCGTCACAACTGGCCGGAAGACTGGCAACAAATTTTGAGCGCCAACAATGCACAGGCGCCCATGACGCTGCGGGTAAACGCGCTGCGGTTTGGCCGGGATGAATACCTTGGGTTACTTGCGGAAGCCGGCATTGAGGCCTGCGCGACACAATTTGCCCCTCACGGCATTCAACTGGCCAGCCCGGGTCCTGTTGATCGGTTGCCCTGGTTTGCCGATGGCGCCGTCAGCGTGCAAGACGAAGCGGCCCAGCTGTGCACCACACTACTGGACCTGGCGCCGGGCCAACGGGTACTGGATGCCTGCGCCGCCCCGGGCGGCAAAACCTGTGCAATCCTGGAAACCTGTGGCGAGCTGGCGGAAGTGGTCGCCATTGACGAATCCGCAGACCGCCTGCCCCGGGTGCAGGAAAATCTGGATCGACTGGATCTTCACGCTACCCTTAAACAGGCGGATGCTGCGGCCACGGACCAATGGTGGGACGGCGATGCATTCGATCGCATTCTGTTGGACGTTCCCTGCAGCGCCAGCGGCGTCATTCGCCGTCATCCGGACATCAAACTGTTACGCAGAGAATCCGACATCACCCCGCTGGCGGCCATACAGCTCGGGTTACTGGATGCCATGTGGTCTATCCTGAAACCCGGAGGCCGGCTGGTGTACGCCACCTGTTCGGTGTTCCCCCAGGAAAACCACCGTATAATTCAGCGGTTCTGCAAGCAGCAGACCGATGCCATCCTTGTTGAGCCAGACGCTCAGTGGGGGCGCAATATGGGTGCGGGGCGCCAATTGCTCCCCGATCCGGACAGCCATGACGGCTTCTTCTATGCCGTGCTGGAGAAACCCGAACCATGA
- the glyS gene encoding glycine--tRNA ligase subunit beta yields MATQDFLVELGTEELPPKALKPLSDAFTQGIALGLEEAGIEFGKVESFAAPRRLAVRIRDLADSQPDKSVERRGPAVRAAFDDAGNPTRALTGFATSLGVTPDQLDTLETDKGAWVVYRTVEQGKPTVELMPELVEQSLAGLPIPKRMRWGAHRTEFVRPVHWVVMLFGNKVIEAPIMGLTPGNKTRGHRFHCPKSLIIPTPNDYEVVLKQEGYVIADFAERREQIRAGVTQLAEKEAGGKAVIDEDLLDEVTALNEWPVPLMGRFEERFLEVPAEALISSMKEHQKYFHVVAADGEMLPLFITVANIESKDPSQVVSGNEKVIRPRLSDAAFFYETDRKTKLKDRIDALKPIVFQEKLGSIYDKSVRVAALAKKIADAIGSDPALAERAAMLAKTDLVTEMVLEFTDLQGIMGQYYAANDGEPEDVAKALNEQYMPRFAGDDLPTTLTGCAIAIADRLDSLVGLFGINQPPSGTRDPFALRRASLGVLRIIIERELPLDLQTCCEWAEENFTVLTEQNTASTVVDYMLERFRAYYDEQGIGAEVYLAVHARRPTRPLDFDRRVKAVDAFRQLPEAQALAGANKRVSNILTKQGGDSIGETVDASLLQDSAEKALAEQVDQQSAKVVPLFENGDYASALSSLASLRAPVDNFFDEVMVMADDEAVRNNRLALLNRLRNLFLRVADISLLPTAG; encoded by the coding sequence ATGGCAACACAGGATTTTCTGGTCGAACTGGGTACCGAAGAGCTGCCCCCCAAGGCCCTCAAGCCGCTGTCTGACGCCTTTACCCAGGGCATTGCCCTGGGCCTGGAAGAGGCCGGCATCGAATTTGGCAAAGTGGAAAGCTTCGCCGCGCCGCGCCGTCTTGCAGTCCGTATCCGGGATCTGGCTGACTCCCAGCCGGACAAATCGGTGGAAAGGCGTGGTCCTGCGGTCAGGGCCGCGTTCGACGACGCCGGCAATCCAACCCGTGCGCTGACCGGCTTTGCCACGTCTCTGGGCGTTACCCCGGACCAGCTCGACACCCTGGAGACCGACAAGGGTGCCTGGGTGGTCTACCGCACCGTAGAGCAGGGTAAGCCCACCGTGGAATTGATGCCGGAGCTGGTGGAGCAATCGCTGGCAGGCCTGCCGATTCCCAAGCGCATGCGCTGGGGCGCGCACCGCACCGAGTTCGTGCGCCCGGTGCACTGGGTGGTAATGCTGTTCGGCAACAAGGTCATTGAGGCGCCGATCATGGGCCTGACCCCGGGCAACAAAACCCGGGGCCATCGCTTCCATTGCCCGAAGTCCCTGATCATACCCACTCCCAACGATTATGAAGTCGTCCTCAAGCAGGAAGGTTATGTCATTGCCGACTTCGCCGAGCGCCGGGAACAGATCCGTGCCGGCGTGACCCAACTGGCCGAGAAGGAAGCCGGTGGCAAGGCCGTCATCGATGAAGACCTGCTGGACGAAGTCACCGCGCTTAACGAGTGGCCAGTGCCATTGATGGGTCGATTCGAGGAACGGTTCCTCGAGGTTCCTGCTGAAGCCCTGATTTCCTCCATGAAGGAACACCAGAAGTACTTCCACGTTGTGGCCGCCGACGGGGAAATGCTGCCGCTGTTCATCACCGTCGCGAACATCGAAAGCAAGGATCCGTCTCAGGTTGTTTCCGGTAACGAAAAAGTGATCCGGCCCCGGCTGTCCGACGCCGCTTTCTTCTACGAAACCGACCGGAAGACAAAGCTCAAGGATCGCATCGATGCGCTCAAGCCCATCGTGTTCCAGGAGAAACTGGGCAGCATCTACGACAAGTCTGTGCGCGTTGCCGCCCTGGCAAAGAAAATCGCCGACGCCATCGGCAGTGATCCTGCCCTGGCCGAGCGCGCGGCCATGCTGGCGAAGACCGACCTGGTCACCGAAATGGTGCTGGAGTTCACCGACCTGCAGGGCATCATGGGCCAGTACTACGCTGCCAACGACGGCGAACCGGAAGACGTGGCCAAGGCACTGAACGAACAGTACATGCCCCGTTTCGCCGGCGACGATTTGCCAACAACCCTGACCGGCTGTGCCATTGCCATCGCGGACCGCCTGGACTCCCTGGTGGGCCTGTTCGGCATCAACCAGCCGCCATCCGGCACACGGGACCCATTCGCCCTGCGCCGGGCCTCCCTCGGCGTGCTGCGCATCATCATCGAGCGCGAACTGCCGCTGGACCTGCAAACCTGTTGCGAGTGGGCCGAAGAGAACTTCACGGTACTGACCGAACAGAACACCGCAAGCACCGTGGTGGACTACATGCTGGAACGTTTCCGTGCCTACTATGACGAGCAGGGCATCGGTGCCGAGGTCTACCTGGCCGTTCACGCCCGCCGTCCGACCCGCCCGCTCGATTTTGACCGCCGGGTAAAAGCTGTGGACGCCTTCCGCCAGCTGCCCGAAGCGCAAGCCCTGGCCGGCGCCAACAAGCGGGTATCCAACATCCTGACCAAACAGGGTGGCGACAGCATCGGTGAAACCGTCGACGCCAGCCTGCTGCAGGACAGCGCCGAAAAGGCCCTCGCCGAGCAGGTCGACCAACAGTCCGCGAAAGTTGTGCCGCTGTTCGAAAACGGCGACTACGCCAGCGCCCTGAGCTCACTGGCCAGTTTGCGGGCACCGGTGGACAACTTCTTTGATGAAGTGATGGTCATGGCCGACGACGAGGCCGTAAGGAACAACCGGCTGGCGCTGCTGAACCGTCTGCGCAACCTGTTTCTGCGCGTTGCGGATATCTCCCTGCTGCCCACAGCAGGCTGA
- a CDS encoding phospholipase D family protein, whose protein sequence is MIERRITSTLLLVVLTGLLTGCALPSLKDRSQSETFAQEQTADTRLGRAVGDEIKSHPGLSGIATLENPLDAFVARALLAEASDTSLDVQYYIWRDDITGKLLLYSLYRAAERGVRVRLLLDDNGIAGMDDWLAALNHHDNVEVRLFNPFVIRSSRTLGFLTDFGRLNHRMHNKSFTADNQATIIGGRNIADEYFGVGGGALFSDLDVLAIGPVVGLVSRDFDRYWASQSAYPVDRLLSEASDEDLDALGTSLAGAERNDEARRFVAALQNSEFFKELLGQELAFVWAPVEMVSDDPAKAQGLEEEQGLLSQQLALALGEPQKTVTLVSPYFVPGNGGVELFRDLENAGVEVRILTNSLEANDVALVHSGYAKYRKSLLQAGVELFELRKFRSESEGGKPSPGGIIGSSAASLHAKTFAVDGETLFVGSFNFDPRSANLNTELGFLIRSRELAKALESAFPEQVRLAAYEVVLDDEGELRWLAFNGTETVEHRHEPNIGAFKRALVYLFSLLPVEPLL, encoded by the coding sequence ATGATCGAAAGACGAATCACCTCCACTCTCCTGCTTGTCGTGCTCACAGGTCTGCTGACAGGTTGCGCGTTGCCTTCTTTGAAAGACCGATCACAGTCTGAAACGTTTGCTCAGGAGCAGACGGCAGATACTCGCCTTGGCCGCGCAGTTGGTGACGAAATCAAAAGCCATCCTGGCCTGAGTGGCATTGCCACGCTGGAGAATCCCCTCGACGCGTTTGTGGCTCGCGCGTTGCTCGCCGAGGCGAGCGACACCTCCCTGGATGTTCAGTACTACATCTGGCGGGACGATATTACCGGCAAGCTGCTTCTGTACTCGCTGTATCGGGCGGCCGAGCGTGGCGTTCGGGTTCGACTGCTTCTGGATGACAACGGCATCGCCGGCATGGACGACTGGCTGGCGGCGCTGAATCACCATGACAACGTTGAGGTTCGACTATTCAATCCGTTCGTGATCCGCAGTTCCAGGACCCTTGGCTTTCTGACCGACTTTGGTCGCCTGAACCACCGGATGCACAACAAGTCATTCACGGCTGACAACCAGGCCACCATAATTGGCGGCCGCAATATTGCCGATGAGTATTTCGGGGTCGGCGGGGGTGCGCTTTTCTCGGACCTGGATGTCCTGGCGATCGGACCGGTGGTCGGTCTTGTCTCCAGGGATTTTGATCGCTACTGGGCAAGTCAGTCAGCGTACCCTGTGGACCGGTTGTTGTCGGAGGCAAGTGATGAGGATCTTGATGCCCTGGGAACCAGTCTTGCTGGGGCTGAACGGAATGATGAAGCCCGGCGCTTTGTGGCTGCTTTGCAGAATTCAGAGTTTTTCAAGGAGCTACTGGGCCAAGAACTCGCTTTTGTGTGGGCGCCGGTCGAGATGGTGAGCGACGATCCGGCCAAGGCCCAGGGACTCGAAGAAGAGCAGGGTCTATTGAGCCAACAGCTCGCCCTGGCACTGGGTGAACCCCAAAAGACCGTGACCCTGGTTTCGCCCTACTTCGTTCCAGGTAACGGTGGTGTTGAGCTGTTCCGCGACCTTGAAAACGCCGGTGTGGAGGTGCGGATCCTTACCAATTCCCTGGAGGCCAACGATGTCGCCCTCGTGCATTCAGGCTATGCGAAATACCGGAAGTCTCTGTTACAGGCCGGGGTTGAGTTGTTCGAGCTGCGCAAATTCAGGTCGGAGAGCGAAGGCGGGAAGCCGAGCCCGGGTGGCATTATCGGCAGCTCCGCCGCGAGCCTTCACGCAAAAACCTTTGCCGTGGATGGCGAGACGCTTTTTGTTGGCTCCTTCAATTTCGACCCCCGTTCAGCGAATCTGAACACCGAGCTGGGTTTTCTGATCAGGAGCCGGGAACTGGCCAAGGCCCTGGAATCGGCCTTTCCCGAGCAGGTAAGGCTGGCGGCCTATGAGGTAGTGCTGGACGACGAGGGTGAACTGCGTTGGCTGGCATTCAACGGCACGGAAACTGTCGAGCACCGTCATGAGCCCAACATCGGCGCCTTCAAGAGGGCTTTGGTGTATCTGTTTTCGTTGTTGCCGGTTGAGCCGTTGCTGTAA
- the fmt gene encoding methionyl-tRNA formyltransferase translates to MRLVFAGTPDFAATALKALIAAGHTIVGVYSQPDRPAGRGRKLQPSPVKQVALNHAIPVFQPETLKTSEAQKQLIDLSPDVMIVAAYGLILPKAVLDIPTHGCLNIHASLLPRWRGAAPIQRAIAAGDAETGITIMQMDEGLDTGAMLLKSLTAIDDSDTGGSLHDRLAELGGKAIIKALELLQKGELTGEPQNDDLACYASKLSKTEGHIDWTTDATAIERLVRAFNPWPGTYTDLGDQRIRIHEARALVTASDAFPGTVVKRDRDGIDIACGNGILRITRLQLPGSRAQSVNDLINGGKELLMPGQELR, encoded by the coding sequence GTGCGACTTGTTTTTGCTGGCACACCGGATTTTGCGGCGACCGCGCTCAAGGCCCTGATTGCGGCCGGCCACACCATTGTTGGCGTTTATTCCCAGCCGGACCGTCCCGCCGGCCGTGGTCGCAAACTGCAGCCGAGCCCCGTCAAACAGGTGGCTCTGAACCACGCGATCCCGGTCTTCCAGCCCGAGACATTGAAAACATCCGAAGCCCAGAAGCAACTGATCGACCTGAGCCCGGATGTGATGATCGTCGCCGCCTATGGCCTGATCCTGCCGAAGGCGGTGCTCGACATTCCAACCCACGGCTGCCTGAACATCCACGCCTCGCTGCTTCCCCGCTGGCGCGGCGCCGCGCCTATCCAGAGGGCGATAGCGGCAGGCGATGCGGAGACCGGAATCACCATCATGCAGATGGACGAAGGCCTGGATACCGGAGCCATGCTGTTGAAATCGCTGACCGCTATCGATGACAGCGACACCGGAGGCAGCCTACACGACCGCCTGGCAGAGCTCGGTGGCAAAGCCATCATCAAGGCCCTTGAGCTGCTTCAGAAAGGTGAACTCACCGGGGAACCTCAGAACGACGACCTGGCCTGCTACGCCAGCAAACTGAGCAAGACCGAAGGCCATATTGACTGGACTACAGACGCTACAGCCATTGAACGGCTGGTCCGCGCTTTCAATCCCTGGCCCGGGACCTACACCGATCTGGGTGATCAACGTATCCGCATTCACGAAGCCCGTGCCCTGGTGACCGCTAGCGACGCTTTCCCCGGCACCGTGGTAAAACGGGATCGGGACGGGATCGACATTGCCTGCGGCAACGGAATCCTGCGCATTACCCGGCTGCAACTGCCGGGCTCCCGTGCCCAGAGCGTGAACGACCTGATCAACGGCGGCAAGGAACTGCTGATGCCCGGCCAGGAGCTGCGCTGA
- the gmhB gene encoding D-glycero-beta-D-manno-heptose 1,7-bisphosphate 7-phosphatase, translated as MLIILDRDGVINEYDGNYICSADEWLPIPGSIEAVARLCNAGHRIAIATNQSGIGRGYYDTDELDAMHAKLEHLVEAQGGCIDFIAYCPHHPDDQCCCRKPLTGLLEQIRKHFHLASLEGVIMVGDSRKDLEAGHTEGCHPVLVRTGNGEETERHLDARPIPGANVSIYDNLSKFAGALLSAEGW; from the coding sequence ATGTTGATCATTCTGGACCGGGACGGGGTCATCAACGAGTACGATGGCAACTACATCTGCTCAGCAGATGAATGGCTCCCCATTCCCGGCAGCATAGAAGCGGTGGCCCGGCTCTGTAATGCTGGGCACCGCATCGCCATCGCCACCAACCAGTCCGGCATCGGTCGGGGTTACTACGACACCGACGAGCTGGACGCCATGCATGCAAAGCTGGAGCACCTGGTGGAAGCCCAGGGTGGCTGCATCGATTTCATCGCCTACTGCCCCCACCATCCCGACGACCAATGCTGCTGTCGCAAGCCACTGACTGGCCTGCTGGAGCAAATCCGCAAGCATTTCCATCTCGCCAGCCTTGAAGGCGTCATCATGGTGGGTGACAGCCGCAAGGACCTGGAAGCCGGCCATACTGAAGGTTGCCACCCGGTACTGGTACGAACCGGCAATGGCGAGGAAACCGAACGCCATCTGGACGCCAGGCCCATACCCGGTGCCAATGTGAGTATCTACGATAATCTCAGCAAATTTGCGGGCGCCCTTTTATCTGCCGAGGGCTGGTAA
- a CDS encoding LysM peptidoglycan-binding domain-containing protein, with protein sequence MRKLLYALAATTLLITSWAHAAPELRSDHPERYTVVKGDTLWDISARFLNNPWYWPEIWHVNPQVANPHLIYPGDRLALVYIDGKPRITKVASSDVVKLSPKVRSEPIDTPIPAIPLDAIGSFLTDTRIVSPEEINGAPYVLEGEDGRIITGAGDKLYARGEKPADKVGIFRRSKEFRDPDTGEFLGLEARSIARGDVARENGDVLTVNLTSSNEEVRIGDRLMVSEDRRLTTSFVPSAPSEDIEGQMIAVDGGVSQIGQFDVVAINRGTREGLEAGNVMAVLKSGNLVRDPVTGETIELPSERAGLLMVFQAYEKMSYGLVLQASRALTVGDKVTNP encoded by the coding sequence ATGAGGAAACTGCTGTACGCTCTGGCAGCAACTACGCTGCTTATAACCTCCTGGGCTCATGCTGCACCGGAGCTGCGGTCCGATCATCCCGAGCGTTACACCGTTGTGAAGGGTGACACCCTCTGGGACATTTCGGCCCGTTTTCTGAACAATCCCTGGTACTGGCCGGAAATATGGCATGTGAACCCGCAGGTCGCCAACCCTCACCTGATTTACCCCGGTGATCGCCTTGCCCTGGTTTATATTGACGGCAAGCCCCGTATTACCAAGGTCGCCAGTAGCGATGTGGTGAAGCTGTCGCCGAAGGTTCGTTCCGAGCCTATCGATACGCCAATCCCGGCCATTCCGCTGGATGCCATCGGCAGCTTCCTCACTGACACCCGTATTGTCAGCCCGGAAGAGATCAACGGCGCTCCCTACGTTCTGGAGGGAGAAGACGGCCGGATTATCACTGGTGCCGGTGACAAGCTCTATGCTCGCGGGGAAAAGCCCGCTGACAAGGTAGGTATCTTCCGTCGTAGTAAGGAATTTCGCGATCCGGACACCGGCGAGTTCCTCGGCCTTGAAGCCCGCAGCATCGCCCGTGGTGATGTGGCCCGGGAAAACGGCGACGTGCTGACCGTAAACCTGACCAGCTCCAACGAAGAGGTTCGCATTGGCGACCGGCTTATGGTGAGCGAAGACCGTCGCCTGACCACCAGCTTCGTGCCCAGCGCGCCCAGCGAGGACATTGAAGGGCAGATGATTGCTGTCGACGGCGGTGTGAGCCAGATCGGCCAGTTTGATGTGGTTGCTATTAACCGCGGTACCCGGGAAGGTCTGGAAGCCGGTAACGTGATGGCTGTTCTGAAAAGCGGCAACCTGGTTCGTGATCCGGTGACCGGAGAAACCATCGAGCTGCCCTCCGAGCGTGCCGGGCTGCTGATGGTATTCCAGGCGTATGAAAAGATGAGCTATGGGCTGGTGCTGCAGGCCAGCCGTGCTTTGACGGTAGGTGACAAGGTTACCAACCCCTGA
- the glyQ gene encoding glycine--tRNA ligase subunit alpha: MTDKAKQQTTPDIGTFQGLILALQNFWAQHGCVVLQPLDMEVGAGTFHPATFLRAIGPETWNAAYVQPSRRPTDGRYGENPNRLQHYYQFQVVLKPSPDNIQELYLDSLRALGLDPLVHDIRFVEDNWESPTLGAWGLGWEIWLNGMEVTQFTYFQQVGGLECFPVTGELTYGLERIAMYLQGVDSVYDLVWTEGPDGVVTYGDVFHQQEVEMSTYNFEHADTEFLFHSFDVHERESARLIEAGLALPAYEQVLKASHTFNLLDARHAISVTERQRFILRVRTLARAVAQAYFDSRRSLGFPLAPDALRKEVLAAAEAADDKAKSKKGKKAKKAQQEQGNA; the protein is encoded by the coding sequence GTGACAGACAAGGCAAAGCAACAGACAACTCCGGATATCGGGACCTTTCAGGGCCTGATCCTGGCTCTGCAGAATTTCTGGGCGCAGCATGGCTGCGTGGTTCTCCAGCCACTGGACATGGAAGTGGGTGCCGGCACTTTCCACCCGGCCACCTTCCTGCGTGCCATCGGGCCGGAAACCTGGAACGCCGCCTACGTTCAACCCAGCCGCCGCCCCACCGACGGCCGTTACGGTGAGAACCCCAACCGCCTGCAGCATTACTACCAGTTCCAGGTGGTTCTGAAGCCATCGCCGGACAACATCCAGGAACTGTACCTGGATTCCCTGCGGGCGCTGGGTCTGGACCCGCTCGTTCACGACATCCGGTTTGTGGAAGACAACTGGGAGTCCCCGACGCTGGGCGCCTGGGGCCTGGGTTGGGAAATCTGGCTGAACGGCATGGAAGTGACCCAGTTTACCTACTTCCAGCAGGTCGGTGGCCTGGAGTGCTTCCCGGTTACCGGCGAGCTCACCTACGGGCTTGAGCGAATCGCCATGTACCTGCAGGGCGTTGACAGCGTTTACGATCTGGTCTGGACCGAAGGCCCTGACGGTGTGGTCACCTATGGTGACGTGTTCCACCAGCAGGAAGTGGAGATGTCCACCTACAACTTCGAACACGCAGATACCGAGTTCCTGTTCCACAGCTTCGACGTTCACGAGCGGGAAAGCGCCCGGCTGATCGAAGCCGGCCTGGCCCTGCCGGCCTACGAACAGGTGCTCAAAGCCTCTCACACCTTCAACCTGCTGGACGCCCGTCATGCTATCTCGGTAACCGAGCGTCAGCGCTTCATCCTGCGGGTTCGCACCCTGGCTCGTGCCGTCGCCCAAGCGTACTTCGACAGCCGTCGCTCACTGGGCTTCCCGCTGGCACCCGATGCCCTGCGCAAGGAAGTCCTGGCCGCCGCCGAGGCCGCTGACGACAAGGCGAAAAGCAAGAAGGGCAAGAAAGCGAAAAAGGCACAGCAGGAACAGGGGAACGCATAA